The genomic DNA AGGGCTTTTTTCTTTGTTTAGAGAATATTTACTACATAAGATATTCAGGAGGGATGAGAATGGAAGAAAAAGAACAGTTGTCTAGAATAATTGATTTAGCTAGTGAGTTAAGGAAAGTATTAGTGCAAGAATCTTTTTTTAATCATCATCCTGAATTGAGAGGAGTCATTGAAAATTTAGCAAGTTCTGTTGAAAATTTGGCGGAATTACAAAAAAGTAAAGATGAAAATGCTGAAGATCGATTACGTTACGTACTTGCTAAAATGAAAATTGCTCATAATGCAATTTTACAAGAGAAAAAAGCATTTCCTTCTCATTAATATACGTTTTAATTTTGAACCTGGCGGATAACGTCAGGTTTTTTATTTCTAGTTTTTCGTTTCTTTCATACACTAAGAATAGTATGAAAAAAGAAGGTGACTAAGGTGAGATTACATAAAGCTCTTCAGCCAAGTTTTATAAAACGAATGTACTATATGAGATTTTTAGGGAAATTTACAAAAGCTGAGAAAGAGAAGAGTGGAGAGAATTTCTTTGTACAATGCTTATCGCCAATACCATTCACTTTACAGGAACAATTTGCAAATGAACCATATGTATTTGAAGGGGTATGTAGTAATAAAAAGAATGAAAAAATCTTTTCGGAATTAAAGAAGAGGAAATTAGAAAAGCAATTAGTGATGTTTCGTCTTTATTATGAAAGAGGAAATGTATACGTGGAGTTAATATGTACAGAAGAACCGAAAGAAATAGCAAGCAGCTATAAAATGATTCCTGCACCTAAAGTTACAAATAATAAAAAAAGAGAGTCTTTAGAACGAAAACTTAGCAACGGTTATTTATCATTTCTTATGCCAAAATTTCCGAAAGACTTTGAGCCTCCCGAATTATTGTGGCATGATGGAAGACTGTATGGAAACATATCCTTAAAGTCATCAATTAGCTCAATCGCATATTTTGAACAGAAACGGGAATGTAAATATATAAACTGCAGTGACTGGACGAAGTATGTAGAAATAGCGGTAGAAGATCAATTATATTTTGTAAGTGATCATGTGTATGAGCAATTAAAAAAACGAATGCATGAAGAAGGTAAGATAGTTGAAGTAGAGGATATAAAAGTGCAAAAAGAGGAATGGGAATGGGATGAGCGTGAATCGTCCTTTTTACAGTATGTACAAAGTATGGTGCATAATAAAGGGCTATATTTGGATGAAACGGATATTTATAATTTCCATATAAGTGTAAAAACAAATATGTTAACGATTCTTGGTGGTATACCGGGCGTTGGGAAATCACGTTTTGTGCAAACTTATGCAGAAGCATTAGGGTTACAGTATGGGGAGGAATTGGTTTGGATTCCAATTTCGCCATCGTATCAAGAACCACATGATTTACTTGGTTACCTTCATCCGAATGGTACTTTTATTGAAAGTGAAACGAAGTTAGTTAGGACGTTAATGAAGGCGAAAGAAAATCAAAATCAACTGTATATAATCGTTTTTGATGAAATGAACATGTCTCATATTGAGCATTGGTTTACTCCATTTCTCTCTGTTCTTCAACTTGAAACAAAAAATCGTATTTTAAACTTGTATGAGGGTGTTCAGGACATTGAGAATTCAATTCCATCAACAATTGAAATTGGAGAAAATATTATATTTGTAGGTACTGTGAATTTTGATGAAACAACGAAAGAGCTCTCCGATCGATTATTAGACCGAACGAACCTAATAACGTTACAGAAAATTCCGTTTTGTGAGATGGGCATGGAACAGGGGAAAGTCGTATTACACCCACCTTTGAAAGTAACAGCGGGAGAATTTCGGATAAATTGGATGAGAAATAAAGCGATGATTGAAGTGTTTTCTGAAGAAGAATTAGAGCTATTAGATAAGTTGCATGTCGTATTGTCATCACATGATGCGTCTAAGGGAATTTCTTTCCGATGTGCAAATGCAATTGCGACTTATTTGCAAAACATACCGTTCCAAAATAACCATACCTATATGATCAGTAGAGAAGAGGGGTTTGATTTACAAATAAAGCAGCGTGTATTAACGAAAATCAGAGGGACCGAAATGATGGTTGGGTCTTTACTTTCTGAAGAAGCAAAAAGGGGAGCGACCTTAGTACCTCTTTTGCAATCTGCACTTGCAAACAGAGTATCTACATTTGAACATTCTTTAGCATATATACGAGAAAAACGTAGGGAACTGGAGCTGTATGGATATGCAAAATGAAGGGCGTTACGAAACAAAAATCGTTGATACGAATGAAACGCTCCCTTTTGTATTAAAGTTAATCATTGGAAATGAGGGGAAAGGAGATTATATTTTATTAAATCGTCTTTGTACATCTACTACAGCATTGGTTCAATGTATTTATAAAGTACAAGAATTAAAACCAATTAGATTGCAGTATAATTATGAAATCCCAATGAATATTACTTTTATATGGAATAAAGTATATGAGGGACAGAAAAATATAAAAGAGGCTCAATATGAAATAAATGAAAAAAAACAAAGAGTATTAATATATGAACATGGGAAAACAGAATTCTTTTATCCATGGCGCTGCGGTTTATACCATTTTGAAGTGCGCATAGAAGATACAACGTATTATGGCGCTTTTCAAATCGTACCGAAAAACTTTTTTGATGATCAATTTGAAATGATTCAAGACTATGTGAAGTCAATTTTAAATGAGTTGATTTTGGATAGAGGTTATTATAAAAAGACTTTCTCTGCACTTAGCGATATTGAGGATTCTTCTTATTTAGTGTTGCTTAGAAAGTTACCCCAAAAAATGAAAATGATAAAGCAAATCTTTAAGAAAATAGAATCAAGTTCAAAATTTATAAATGCATATAAATGGGAAGGAAAAGAGCGAAAGCCAACAAGAAGAGGAACTATAGTGGCAGAAAGAAAACCTTATGCCAAAAATTATAATCGTAAGTTTATGGAACAAAAAAATAGTAAGGAAAATGCATTTCTTAAATATAAAGCGATGCAATTTTATCATTATTTAATTGAAGCTAAAAGTTTTTTACGTCAAACAATTGAAATCTTAGAAAGAGAAAAAAAGAAAAAATCAGAAGAGTTTCAAGCCGTAAAAACGATTATACAAACAATTGAGCGAAATGGATCGGTAACCGATAGAGAGAAGCAAAAATATAAAAATATACATTTACTAAAAGAAGCCGATTTACGAAAGAGCTCAATGAAAATACAAGAATATAAAATATTGGCGCATATCGTGCATGAAAATGTACAATACTTTCAAATGTTAATGCACTCTTCGTTTTGGATGGAAGTTACTGAAACAAGTAACATGAACTTACATGATTTACCGATACCACATCAAC from Bacillus cereus G9842 includes the following:
- a CDS encoding AAA family ATPase, whose product is MRLHKALQPSFIKRMYYMRFLGKFTKAEKEKSGENFFVQCLSPIPFTLQEQFANEPYVFEGVCSNKKNEKIFSELKKRKLEKQLVMFRLYYERGNVYVELICTEEPKEIASSYKMIPAPKVTNNKKRESLERKLSNGYLSFLMPKFPKDFEPPELLWHDGRLYGNISLKSSISSIAYFEQKRECKYINCSDWTKYVEIAVEDQLYFVSDHVYEQLKKRMHEEGKIVEVEDIKVQKEEWEWDERESSFLQYVQSMVHNKGLYLDETDIYNFHISVKTNMLTILGGIPGVGKSRFVQTYAEALGLQYGEELVWIPISPSYQEPHDLLGYLHPNGTFIESETKLVRTLMKAKENQNQLYIIVFDEMNMSHIEHWFTPFLSVLQLETKNRILNLYEGVQDIENSIPSTIEIGENIIFVGTVNFDETTKELSDRLLDRTNLITLQKIPFCEMGMEQGKVVLHPPLKVTAGEFRINWMRNKAMIEVFSEEELELLDKLHVVLSSHDASKGISFRCANAIATYLQNIPFQNNHTYMISREEGFDLQIKQRVLTKIRGTEMMVGSLLSEEAKRGATLVPLLQSALANRVSTFEHSLAYIREKRRELELYGYAK